In one Brassica oleracea var. oleracea cultivar TO1000 chromosome C9, BOL, whole genome shotgun sequence genomic region, the following are encoded:
- the LOC106316106 gene encoding uncharacterized protein LOC106316106 isoform X2 — MHRFKNSPWLSVPQFGDWDQKVGGTIPDYSMDFTKIREMRKQNKRDPSRASLGNEDELVKPPESATTATAKLTTVHSENQHHFSPAHHHQPHSPSTRRSIFSCFNCCVKA; from the exons ATGCATCGCTTT AAGAACTCTCCATGGCTATCAGTGCCACAGTTTGGTGATTGGGACCAGAAAGTAGGAGGAACTATTCCTGATTACTCCATGGATTTCACCAAGATTCGAGAGATGAGGAAACAGAACAAGAGAGACCCTTCTCGAGCCAGTCTTGGCAACGAGGATGAACTCGTCAAGCCACCCGAGTCAGCTACTACAGCAACCGCTAAGCTCACCACGGTCCATAGTGAGAACCAACATCACTTCTCTCCAGCCCACCATCACCAACCACATTCCCCTTCC ACGAGGAGAAGCATCTTCAGCTGCTTCAACTGCTGCGTCAAAGCTTGA
- the LOC106312959 gene encoding uncharacterized protein LOC106312959 gives MKKGAKRKGASKAGRKGAVAESQNDEAVAESLEASTQEESQQQPTEAVAEENGEEAEGVKEEEEVKPEENQVDVASSSEPKEDVKEEEDGDGDKKKPAGRGGGKRKRATTKKDIEVKEEKKPAARAKKARVAKPQEEPEYFEDERNLEGLWKAAFPVGTEWDKLDAVYEFNWDFKNLEEALEEGGLLHGKKVFVFGCTEPQLVPYKGANKIVLVPAVVAVESPFPPSDKIGVTSVQREVEEILPMKTMKMDWLPYIPFDKRGRQVDRMNFQIFVMTCTQRRAALRHMKEDRVKKYEYCLPYFYQPFKEDELEQSTEVQIMFPSEPPVVCEFDWEFDELEEFVDKLIAEEALSAEQKDEFKEYVKEQVRAAKKANREAREARKKAIEDMSEETKQAFQSMKFYKFYPQPSPETPDVSGVKSPFINRYYGKAHQVL, from the exons ATGAAGAAAGGAGCGAAGAGAAAGGGAGCTTCAAAAGCAGGTCGCAAAGGAGCCGTCGCGGAGAGTCAGAACGATGAGGCGGTTGCCGAGTCTCTCGAGGCGTCGACGCAGGAAGAGAGCCAGCAACAGCCTACGGAAGCGGTCGCTGAGGAGAACGGGGAAGAGGCCGAGGGAGTAAAAGAGGAAGAGGAAGTTAAGCCGGAGGAGAATCAGGTCGATGTCGCTTCGTCTTCCGAGCCAAAGGAGGACGTTAAGGAGGAGGAGGATGGAGATGGAGATAAGAAGAAACCTGCGGGTCGCGGTGGTGGTAAGCGAAAGAGGGCCACGACGAAGAAGGACATCGAAGTGAAAGAAGAGAAGAAACCTGCTGCGAGAGCTAAGAAAGCTCGAGTGGCTAAACCACAGGAGGAGCCTGAGTACTTCGAGGATGAGCGTAATCTG GAGGGTTTATGGAAGGCTGCATTTCCAGTGGGAACTGAG TGGGACAAATTGGATGCAGTTTATGAATTCAATTGGGATTTCAAGAATCTTGAG GAAGCATTGGAAGAAGGTGGTTTGCTCCACGGGAAGAAAGTCTTTGTTTTTGGGTGCACAGAAC CTCAGTTAGTCCCCTACAAAGGCGCAAACAAGATTGTCCTTGTCCCGGCCGTTGTTGCT GTTGAATCGCCCTTTCCACCTTCTGATAAGATAGGAGTCACTTCGGTTCAGAGAGAAGTGGAGGAAATCCTTCCAATGAAGACGATGAAAATGGACTGGCTTCCTTACATTCCGTTTGACAAAAG AGGTAGACAAGTTGATAGGATGAATTTTCAGATTTTTGTTATGACCTGTACGCAGAGGAG AGCTGCTCTCAGACATATGAAGGAAGATCGTGTTAAGAAGTACGAGTACTGCTTGCCGT ATTTCTATCAGCCATTCAAGGAAGATGAACTCGAACAGAGTACTGAAGTCCAAATAATGTTCCCCTCTGAACCGCCG GTTGTATGTGAGTTTGACTGGGAGTTTGACGAACTTGAG GAATTTGTGGATAAACTGATTGCAGAGGAAGCCTTATCTGCAGAACAAAAGGATGAGTTCAAA GAGTATGTCAAAGAGCAAGTTCGAGCTGCAAAGAAAGCTAATCGAGAG GCCAGAGAGGCTCGAAAGAAAGCAATAGAAGATATGAGCGAAGAGACTAAGCAAGCCTTTCAAAGCATGAAGTTCTACAAATTCTACCCTCAGCCTTCACCAGAAACACCAGATGTCAGTGGCGTCAAG TCGCCGTTCATCAACAGATACTATGGAAAGGCTCATCAAGTCCTTTGA
- the LOC106316106 gene encoding uncharacterized protein LOC106316106 isoform X1, with product MEDDRKEKNSPWLSVPQFGDWDQKVGGTIPDYSMDFTKIREMRKQNKRDPSRASLGNEDELVKPPESATTATAKLTTVHSENQHHFSPAHHHQPHSPSTRRSIFSCFNCCVKA from the exons ATGGAGGATGATCGAAAAGAG AAGAACTCTCCATGGCTATCAGTGCCACAGTTTGGTGATTGGGACCAGAAAGTAGGAGGAACTATTCCTGATTACTCCATGGATTTCACCAAGATTCGAGAGATGAGGAAACAGAACAAGAGAGACCCTTCTCGAGCCAGTCTTGGCAACGAGGATGAACTCGTCAAGCCACCCGAGTCAGCTACTACAGCAACCGCTAAGCTCACCACGGTCCATAGTGAGAACCAACATCACTTCTCTCCAGCCCACCATCACCAACCACATTCCCCTTCC ACGAGGAGAAGCATCTTCAGCTGCTTCAACTGCTGCGTCAAAGCTTGA
- the LOC106313446 gene encoding uncharacterized protein LOC106313446 isoform X2, whose product MLSSSKLQPPKPAIFVNPIIQQGFIGKSLPFRRRYTPRQASLRFAKVSDSITSPLYSNPQESSGLTSSVGQPPLQLSQWTLTQKHFVLLNVVACVTAISASWLFLAAIPTLLAFKKAAESLEKLLDVTREELPDTMAALRLSGMEISDLTVELSDLGQGITQGVKSSTRAIRVAEDRLRRLTNMNPASMQEVMHQTERKETEPVVAKAARNLKEGIVKGRSLWQLFFTITRFSKTAASYFAKRVKQ is encoded by the exons ATGCTCTCCTCTTCGAAATTGCAACCGCCCAAACCTGCGATCTTCGTGAATCCGATCATCCAACAAGGATTCATCGGTAAAAGTCTCCCGTTTCGCCGCCGGTACACTCCCCGTCAAGCTTCTCTGCGATTCGCCAAGGTTTCGGACTCAATCACGTCTCCATTGTACTCGAACCCTCAAGAATCTTCGGGTCTAACTTCTTCCGTGGGACAGCCTCCTCTCCAACTCTCTCAATGGACACTCACGCAGAAACACTTCGTCTTGCTCAACGTCGTCGCTTGCGTG ACAGCGATCTCAGCATCATGGCTATTCTTAGCTGCGATTCCTACTCTTCTG GCTTTCAAGAAAGCAGCAGAGTCTCTTGAGAAGCTTTTGGATGTAACCAGAGAAGAGTTACCAGATACAATGGCTGCTCTTCGCTTATCGGGGATGGAGATCAGTGACTTAACTGTGGAGCTTAGTGATTTAGG GCAAGGTATCACTCAAGGTGTTAAAAGCTCAACACGGGCTATTCGCGTGGCTGAAGATAGACTAAGGCGGTTAACTAACATGAATCCAG CTTCAATGCAGGAGGTGATGCATCAGACCGAGAGAAAGGAAACAGAACCAGTGGTGGCTAAAGCGGCGAGGAACTTGAAGGAAGGGATCGTTAAGGGACGTTCTTTATGGCAATTGTTCTTCACAATCACTCGCTTCTCCAAAACTGCCGCAAGTTATTTTGCAAAGCGAGTTAAGCAGTAG
- the LOC106313905 gene encoding cytochrome P450 78A7: MELMNMASKETSYWMIALPAVFGTQNMYDVSIFGYLILAVVSLSLLTWAFAGGGGVAWKNGRNRIGRVAIPGPRGIPVFGSLFTLSRGLAHRSLAAMAWSRANTQIMAFSLGTTPVIVASEPNTAREILMSPHFADRPVKQSAKSLMFSRAIGFAPNGAYWRTLRRIASTHLFAPKRILAHEAGRQLDCAEMVKAVSEEQNGAGSVVLRKHLQLAALNNIMGSVFGRRYDPLAQKEALDELTSMVREGFELLGAFNWSDHLSWLSYFYDPVRLKQRCSELVPRIKTLVKKIIEEHRGSTNSKNKGDIGDFVDVLLSLEGDEKLQEDDMIAVLWEMIFRGTDTTALLTEWTMAELVLHPNVQAKLRDEIKTVVSDRAEVSDADLTKLPYLNAVLKETLRLHPPGPLLSWARLSTSDVQLSNGMVIPKGTTAMVNMWAITHDPTVWSDPLQFNPERFIGNADVDIRGGDLRLAPFGAGRRVCPGKNMGLATVTRWVAELVRRFEWSQDQTKPVNLSEVLKLSCEMEHPLRAVVTEIY, from the exons ATGGAGCTGATGAATATGGCGTCAAAAGAAACAAGTTATTGGATGATCGCACTACCCGCCGTTTTTGGAACCCAAAACATGTACGATGTTTCCATCTTCGGCTATCTAATCCTCGCCGTCGTTTCTCTCTCTCTACTGACGTGGGCTTTCGCCGGAGGCGGTGGTGTTGCATGGAAGAACGGCCGTAACCGTATTGGTCGTGTCGCGATTCCTGGTCCTCGAGGCATACCAGTATTCGGAAGTCTTTTCACTCTAAGCCGCGGCTTAGCTCATCGGTCGTTAGCCGCCATGGCTTGGAGCCGAGCCAATACTCAGATTATGGCTTTCAGCCTGGGCACCACGCCTGTTATCGTGGCTTCTGAGCCGAACACGGCTCGTGAGATTCTGATGTCGCCTCACTTTGCGGACCGGCCAGTTAAGCAGTCGGCTAAGAGCCTCATGTTCAGCCGAGCCATAGGTTTCGCGCCCAACGGGGCTTATTGGCGCACGCTAAGAAGGATTGCCTCGACTCATCTATTCGCCCCAAAGCGTATTTTAGCACATGAAGCTGGACGTCAGCTAGACTGCGCCGAAATGGTGAAAGCTGTGTCGGAAGAGCAAAACGGCGCTGGATCCGTCGTTTTGAGGAAACACTTGCAGCTAGCGGCCTTGAACAACATCATGGGGAGCGTGTTTGGGAGAAGATACGACCCTCTGGCTCAGAAAGAGGCTCTTGATGAGCTTACTTCAATGGTTAGAGAAGGCTTCGAACTCTTGGGTGCTTTTAATTGGTCCGATCATCTTTCATGGTTGAGTTATTTCTATGATCCGGTTCGTTTAAAGCAACGTTGCTCAGAACTTGTTCCTCGAATCAAAACCCTCGTTAAGAAAATTATTGAGGAACATCGAGGAAGTACTAACTCGAAAAATAAAGGAGATATTGGAGATTTCGTTGATGTCTTGTTGTCTTTAGAAGGTGACGAGAAGCTTCAAGAAGATGACATGATCGCCGTCTTATGG GAGATGATTTTTAGAGGGACAGATACAACGGCGTTATTAACGGAGTGGACCATGGCTGAGTTAGTACTGCACCCTAACGTGCAAGCTAAGCTAAGGGACGAGATAAAAACGGTCGTGAGCGACCGAGCAGAGGTGTCAGATGCTGACCTGACAAAACTCCCCTACTTGAACGCAGTGTTGAAGGAAACTCTAAGGCTGCATCCTCCTGGACCACTGCTATCGTGGGCTCGTCTTTCCACGTCAGATGTCCAGCTCAGCAACGGTATGGTGATTCCAAAGGGTACTACAGCGATGGTCAACATGTGGGCCATCACTCACGACCCGACGGTATGGTCCGACCCGTTACAATTTAACCCGGAGAGGTTCATTGGGAATGCAGACGTGGACATACGTGGTGGGGATCTAAGGCTTGCTCCGTTTGGAGCTGGGAGGAGGGTGTGTCCGGGGAAGAACATGGGTTTAGCTACTGTGACTCGTTGGGTGGCTGAGCTAGTGCGACGGTTCGAGTGGAGTCAAGATCAGACAAAGCCGGTTAATCTTAGCGAGGTCTTGAAGCTTTCTTGTGAGATGGAGCATCCGTTACGTGCCGTTGTAACGGAAATATATTAA
- the LOC106317567 gene encoding uncharacterized protein LOC106317567 yields MYQETQQLYQLWRLAIQERDEAREQLMHSLAELSQLRELLNTILLSKEKIRSYYLEPADESTGHQNFSYNLFPGDSPSNFSVNSSPLDLSVLSNQMRFVVENMRDYETVVLEMIGGVLPENGKFLRAVSEAGSLVESLFVAGPVPKWINPPVLSSHITANWNYGGLEFGSGFQNRCHASV; encoded by the coding sequence ATGTACCAAGAAACTCAGCAGCTTTATCAGTTGTGGAGACTTGCCATCCAAGAAAGAGACGAAGCAAGAGAGCAACTGATGCATTCACTCGCCGAACTCTCTCAGTTACGGGAGCTCCTCAACACTATACTCTTGTCTAAAGAAAAAATACGCAGTTACTACCTAGAACCGGCAGATGAATCTACCGGTCATCAAAACTTTAGTTACAATCTTTTTCCCGGCGATTCTCCGTCCAACTTTAGTGTTAATTCATCTCCGTTGGATCTCAGCGTTCTGTCGAATCAGATGCGTTTTGTGGTTGAGAATATGAGAGATTACGAAACCGTTGTGCTGGAGATGATCGGAGGAGTGTTGCCGGAAAACGGTAAGTTTTTGCGAGCTGTTAGTGAAGCTGGATCGTTGGTTGAGTCGTTGTTCGTAGCCGGTCCGGTTCCGAAATGGATAAATCCTCCGGTTCTAAGTAGTCATATCACTGCAAATTGGAATTACGGTGGTTTGGAGTTTGGTTCGGGTTTCCAAAACCGGTGTCACGCTTCAGTTTGA
- the LOC106313447 gene encoding probable ferredoxin-4, chloroplastic: MDQLVLSWSIKPPLISPSRAQLMTTLKKPYVSSFSPSLRLGNSVKVFATASRRVKLIDPEGEEKEIEVNEDSCILESAENAGMELPYYCRSGTCGTCCGKIVSGKVDQSLGSFLDEEQIQKGYVLTCIAQLLEDCVVYTHKQTDLY; this comes from the coding sequence ATGGATCAATTAGTGCTCTCATGGAGCATCAAACCTCCTCTAATATCACCATCACGTGCTCAGCTTATGACCACGCTCAAGAAGCCTTATGTCTCGTCTTTTTCGCCGTCGTTGAGATTAGGTAATAGTGTGAAGGTGTTTGCAACGGCGTCTAGAAGGGTGAAGCTGATTGATCCGGAGGGAGAGGAGAAGGAGATCGAAGTAAACGAAGATAGTTGCATACTTGAGTCCGCGGAGAACGCGGGGATGGAACTGCCATACTATTGTAGGTCAGGGACGTGTGGGACTTGTTGCGGGAAGATAGTGTCCGGGAAAGTGGATCAGTCACTAGGTTCTTTCCTCGATGAAGAGCAAATCCAGAAGGGTTACGTCCTCACGTGCATCGCTCAACTACTAGAGGACTGTGTCGTCTACACCCACAAGCAAACCGATCTCTACTGA
- the LOC106313450 gene encoding elicitor peptide 5 translates to MQKESDKKRHRCKLITQSVMAFLDCLNVRHSSSSSDMVKAKARNEAEVASSVETSDRSLNVSSKLTRKLPVSSGKGGGVNNHDM, encoded by the exons ATGCAGAAAGAGAGCGATAAGAAAAGACATAGGTGCAAGCTCATCACTCAAAGTGTGATGGCTTTCTTAGACTGTCTGAACGTCAGACACTCATCTTCTTCTTCAGACATGGTGAAAGCTAAAGCAAGAAAT GAGGCAGAGGTAGCTTCATCTGTCGAAACTTCTGATAGGAGTCTAAACGTGTCGAGTAAATTGACAAGGAAACTGCCGGTGAGCTCAGGGAAAGGAGGCGGAGTTAACAACCACGACATGTAG
- the LOC106313448 gene encoding ubiquitin-conjugating enzyme E2 6-like produces MALPSKRREMDMMKLMMSDYKVDTVNDDLHMFYVTFHGPTDSLYEGGVWKIKVELPEAYPYKSLSVGFVNKIYHPNVDESSGAVCLDVINQTWSPMFGNL; encoded by the exons ATGGCTTTGCCGAGCAAACGCCGAGAGATGGACATGATGAAATT GATGATGAGTGATTACAAGGTGGATACTGTCAACGACGATTTGCATATGTTCTATGTCACTTTCCATGGCCCCACTGACA GTCTTTACGAAGGAGGTGTGTGGAAGATCAAAGTCGAACTCCCTGAAGCTTATCCTTACAAATCTCTTTCTGTTGGTTTCGTTAACAAGATTTATCACCCCAATGTTGATGAATC TTCTGGCGCAGTTTGCTTAGATGTAATAAACCAGACATGGAGTCCAATGTTTGGTAATTTATAA
- the LOC106313446 gene encoding uncharacterized protein LOC106313446 isoform X1: MLSSSKLQPPKPAIFVNPIIQQGFIGKSLPFRRRYTPRQASLRFAKVSDSITSPLYSNPQESSGLTSSVGQPPLQLSQWTLTQKHFVLLNVVACVTAISASWLFLAAIPTLLAFKKAAESLEKLLDVTREELPDTMAALRLSGMEISDLTVELSDLGQGITQGVKSSTRAIRVAEDRLRRLTNMNPVASMQEVMHQTERKETEPVVAKAARNLKEGIVKGRSLWQLFFTITRFSKTAASYFAKRVKQ; the protein is encoded by the exons ATGCTCTCCTCTTCGAAATTGCAACCGCCCAAACCTGCGATCTTCGTGAATCCGATCATCCAACAAGGATTCATCGGTAAAAGTCTCCCGTTTCGCCGCCGGTACACTCCCCGTCAAGCTTCTCTGCGATTCGCCAAGGTTTCGGACTCAATCACGTCTCCATTGTACTCGAACCCTCAAGAATCTTCGGGTCTAACTTCTTCCGTGGGACAGCCTCCTCTCCAACTCTCTCAATGGACACTCACGCAGAAACACTTCGTCTTGCTCAACGTCGTCGCTTGCGTG ACAGCGATCTCAGCATCATGGCTATTCTTAGCTGCGATTCCTACTCTTCTG GCTTTCAAGAAAGCAGCAGAGTCTCTTGAGAAGCTTTTGGATGTAACCAGAGAAGAGTTACCAGATACAATGGCTGCTCTTCGCTTATCGGGGATGGAGATCAGTGACTTAACTGTGGAGCTTAGTGATTTAGG GCAAGGTATCACTCAAGGTGTTAAAAGCTCAACACGGGCTATTCGCGTGGCTGAAGATAGACTAAGGCGGTTAACTAACATGAATCCAG TAGCTTCAATGCAGGAGGTGATGCATCAGACCGAGAGAAAGGAAACAGAACCAGTGGTGGCTAAAGCGGCGAGGAACTTGAAGGAAGGGATCGTTAAGGGACGTTCTTTATGGCAATTGTTCTTCACAATCACTCGCTTCTCCAAAACTGCCGCAAGTTATTTTGCAAAGCGAGTTAAGCAGTAG
- the LOC106313446 gene encoding uncharacterized protein LOC106313446 isoform X3 — protein sequence MLSSSKLQPPKPAIFVNPIIQQGFIGKSLPFRRRYTPRQASLRFAKVSDSITSPLYSNPQESSGLTSSVGQPPLQLSQWTLTQKHFVLLNVVACVTAISASWLFLAAIPTLLAFKKAAESLEKLLDVTREELPDTMAALRLSGMEISDLTVELSDLGQGITQGVKSSTRAIRVAEDRLRRLTNMNPGGDASDREKGNRTSGG from the exons ATGCTCTCCTCTTCGAAATTGCAACCGCCCAAACCTGCGATCTTCGTGAATCCGATCATCCAACAAGGATTCATCGGTAAAAGTCTCCCGTTTCGCCGCCGGTACACTCCCCGTCAAGCTTCTCTGCGATTCGCCAAGGTTTCGGACTCAATCACGTCTCCATTGTACTCGAACCCTCAAGAATCTTCGGGTCTAACTTCTTCCGTGGGACAGCCTCCTCTCCAACTCTCTCAATGGACACTCACGCAGAAACACTTCGTCTTGCTCAACGTCGTCGCTTGCGTG ACAGCGATCTCAGCATCATGGCTATTCTTAGCTGCGATTCCTACTCTTCTG GCTTTCAAGAAAGCAGCAGAGTCTCTTGAGAAGCTTTTGGATGTAACCAGAGAAGAGTTACCAGATACAATGGCTGCTCTTCGCTTATCGGGGATGGAGATCAGTGACTTAACTGTGGAGCTTAGTGATTTAGG GCAAGGTATCACTCAAGGTGTTAAAAGCTCAACACGGGCTATTCGCGTGGCTGAAGATAGACTAAGGCGGTTAACTAACATGAATCCAG GAGGTGATGCATCAGACCGAGAGAAAGGAAACAGAACCAGTGGTGGCTAA